From a region of the Candidatus Azobacteroides pseudotrichonymphae genomovar. CFP2 genome:
- the murB gene encoding UDP-N-acetylmuramate dehydrogenase, with protein MHIYENYSLLKYNTFHLNVKTRWFVEYESEEDLQKLQKDKHFCSKSIYHIGQGSNLLFLNNFEGTIVHSGIKGIEIIEENKEYIRLKVGASENWDSFVSYCVDKGWGGIENLSLIPGEVGASAFQNIGAYGVEISNVIDEVHTYSVITKSKRIFSYKECNYSYRHSFFKNSRGTFYITHVVYRLSKKPQFKLDYDNIKFALKGKEINLSTIRKAIVSIRQSYLPNIAIFGNAGSFFTNPYIHIAHYERLKKQYPSIPFYPIDKKTVKIPAAWLIEQCGGKGKCLGGAAIYKKQPLIIVNQGNATGKDIAQLAEKIYSLVKDTFGIELQTEVDYL; from the coding sequence ATGCACATATATGAAAACTATTCATTACTAAAGTATAATACTTTTCATTTGAATGTTAAAACTCGTTGGTTCGTAGAATACGAATCAGAAGAGGATTTACAAAAATTACAAAAAGATAAACATTTTTGTTCCAAATCGATTTATCATATTGGACAAGGTAGTAATTTGTTATTTTTAAATAATTTTGAAGGTACAATCGTCCATTCAGGGATAAAAGGAATTGAAATTATCGAAGAAAACAAGGAATATATTCGTCTCAAAGTAGGAGCTTCGGAAAATTGGGATTCTTTCGTATCCTATTGTGTTGATAAAGGTTGGGGAGGTATTGAAAATCTCTCTCTGATTCCTGGAGAAGTCGGAGCAAGCGCTTTTCAAAACATTGGAGCATACGGAGTAGAAATATCCAATGTTATAGACGAAGTACATACTTACTCTGTTATAACAAAATCAAAACGAATATTCTCATACAAAGAATGCAATTATTCTTATCGCCACAGCTTTTTTAAAAACTCAAGAGGGACTTTTTACATTACACATGTAGTATACAGACTTTCTAAAAAACCACAATTTAAATTAGACTACGATAATATAAAATTTGCTCTAAAAGGAAAAGAAATTAATCTATCCACTATACGAAAAGCTATTGTTTCTATTCGTCAATCATATTTACCTAATATTGCAATTTTTGGGAATGCTGGTAGTTTCTTTACAAATCCATATATTCATATTGCTCATTATGAACGACTAAAAAAACAATATCCTAGCATTCCTTTTTATCCTATTGACAAAAAAACAGTAAAGATCCCTGCAGCTTGGCTGATTGAACAATGCGGAGGCAAAGGTAAGTGTTTAGGAGGTGCAGCTATCTATAAGAAACAGCCTTTAATCATTGTCAACCAAGGGAATGCTACGGGCAAAGATATTGCACAACTAGCAGAAAAAATTTACTCTTTAGTAAAAGACACTTTTGGTATAGAACTTCAGACGGAAGTAGATTACTTATAA